From Lycium ferocissimum isolate CSIRO_LF1 chromosome 12, AGI_CSIRO_Lferr_CH_V1, whole genome shotgun sequence, one genomic window encodes:
- the LOC132039966 gene encoding syntaxin-61 translates to MSSAQDPFYIVKEEIQESIDKLLSTFHQWEQTPRESSEQVHLIKELLASCESIEWQVDELDKTIDVAARDPSWYGINDIELDKRRRWTSNARAQVGSMKKAVVAGKQSNGTSTSNLSGMRRELLRLPDSDQREGSNAYTARNNDDFISSESDRQLLLMRQQDEELDELSSSIVRIGDVGLTIHDELLSHDKILSELDTEMDSTSNRLDFVQKKVSMVMKKASFKGQMMMICFLIVLFIVLFVLVFLT, encoded by the exons ATGTCTTCAGCTCAAGATCCCTTTTATATTGTCAAGGAGGAAATTCAAGAATCT ATTGACAAGCTCTTGTCCACGTTTCATCAATGGGAGCAAACTCCTAGAGAAAGTAGTGAGCAAGTACATCTTATCAAAGAACTTCTTGCTTCATGTGAGAGCATTGAGTGGCAG GTGGATGAATTGGACAAAACAATTGATGTTGCGGCAAGAGATCCTTCTTGGTATGGTATTAATGATATTGAGCTTGataaaagaagaagatggaCCAGCAATGCGCGCGCTCAA GTGGGAAGCATGAAGAAAGCTGTAGTAGCTGGAAAGCAGTCAAATGGGACAAGTACATCTAATCTTAGTGGGATGCGGCGAGAACTATTGAGATTGCCAGATTCTGATCAGAGAGAGGGATCCAATGCATACACTGCCCGGAATAATGACGACTTCATATCATCAGAATCAGATAGGCAATTACTTCTTATGAG GCAACAGGATGAAGAGCTAGACGAGCTTAGTTCCAGCATAGTTAGAATTGGAGATGTTGGGCTCACCATACATGATGAACTTCTCTCACAT GACAAGATCTTAAGTGAGTTGGACACGGAGATGGACAGTACATCTAATCGTCTTGATTTTGTTCAG AAGAAGGTTTCCATGGTAATGAAGAAGGCGAGCTTCAAGGGacagatgatgatgatttgtttTCTGATAGTTTTGTTTATTGTTCTTTTCGTTCTGGTTTTCTTGACCTAG